One window of the Puntigrus tetrazona isolate hp1 chromosome 13, ASM1883169v1, whole genome shotgun sequence genome contains the following:
- the ogfrl1 gene encoding opioid growth factor receptor-like protein 1 isoform X1 gives MGNLMGSWRYKEPSTVEECDSTWETDSESDEHQPGGEEEDSGISESMSPADAVRGAEQLEHGSPQFGDMMEPSTRMKRSFYAAKDLYKYRHSYPNYKEPRQPNEYRNLRFYLNKIPLVPDGIYIEEILTKWRGDYEKLEHNHTYIQWLFPLREQGLNFYAQELTQDEIKEFQSTREAKRRFLLAYTIMLDFFGIKLLDKNGNVTRAPNWQDRFQHLNESQHNYLRITRILKSLGELGFESFKLPLVRLLLEEALLEGTLPNMRHSALEYFVYTLRQHAQRRALLRFAQCHYQPPENFIWGPPKKKRIPASGSTVMKAGKNEVMERSVGKARSPREGRNNLEREADDMDERKSGEWKTAKGSMVLQEVRGRVDLEEYIETIPL, from the exons ATGGGCAATCTGATGGGCAGCTGGAGATACAAGGAGCCGAGCACAGTGGAAGAATGCGACTCGACGTGGGAAACGGACTCGGAGAGCGACGAGCATCAGCcgggaggagaggaggaggacagCGGCATCTCCGAATCCATGAGCCCGGCGGATGCAGTCAGAGGAGCCGAGCAGCTGGAGCACGGATCACCGCAG TTTGGTGACATGATGGAGCCCTCTACTAGGATGAAAAGGAGCTTTTACGCCGCAAAGGACTTGTACAAATATCGGCACAGTTATCCG AACTACAAGGAGCCTCGTCAGCCGAACGAATACCGCAATCTGAGGTTTTATCTGAATAAGATCCCCCTGGTGCCGgatg GTATTTATATTGAAGAAATCCTCACTAAATGGAGGGGAGACTATGAAAAATTAGAGCACAATCACACATACATTCAGTG GCTCTTCCCACTCAGAGAGCAAGGCCTAAATTTTTATGCCCAAGAACTCACTCAGGATGAAATAAAG GAATTCCAAAGCACTCGAGAAGCCAAGAGGCGCTTCCTCCTAGCGTATACGATCATGTTGGATTTCTTCGGAATCAAGCTCCTGGATAAAAACGGCAATGTGACTCGGGCCCCAAACTGGCAAGATCGCTTTCAGCACCTGAACGA gtcACAGCACAATTACCTGCGTATTACTCGCATTCTGAAGAGTCTTGGTGAGCTGGGCTTTGAAAGCTTCAAGCTTCCTCTGGTGCGTCTTCTGTTGGAGGAAGCGCTGTTGGAGGGCACTTTACCCAACATGCGTCACAGCGCACTGGAATACTTCGTCTACACACTGCGGCAACACGCTCAGAGACGCGCCCTGCTTCGCTTCGCCCAGTGCCACTACCAGCCGCCCGAGAACTTCATCTGGGGCCCACCCAAGAAGAAGCGCATTCCAGCCTCTGGGTCCACAGTGATGAAGGCAGGGAAAAATGAGGTGATGGAGAGGAGTGTGGGCAAAGCCAGGTCACCTAGAGAGGGCAGAAATAACCTAGAGAGAGAGGCGGACGACATGGACGAGAGGAAGAGTGGAGAGTGGAAAACAGCTAAAGGGTCCATGGTCCTGCAGGAGGTTAGGGGAAGGGTAGATCTAGAAGAATACATTGAGACCATTCCTCTGTAA
- the ogfrl1 gene encoding opioid growth factor receptor-like protein 1 isoform X2: MMEPSTRMKRSFYAAKDLYKYRHSYPNYKEPRQPNEYRNLRFYLNKIPLVPDGIYIEEILTKWRGDYEKLEHNHTYIQWLFPLREQGLNFYAQELTQDEIKEFQSTREAKRRFLLAYTIMLDFFGIKLLDKNGNVTRAPNWQDRFQHLNESQHNYLRITRILKSLGELGFESFKLPLVRLLLEEALLEGTLPNMRHSALEYFVYTLRQHAQRRALLRFAQCHYQPPENFIWGPPKKKRIPASGSTVMKAGKNEVMERSVGKARSPREGRNNLEREADDMDERKSGEWKTAKGSMVLQEVRGRVDLEEYIETIPL; encoded by the exons ATGATGGAGCCCTCTACTAGGATGAAAAGGAGCTTTTACGCCGCAAAGGACTTGTACAAATATCGGCACAGTTATCCG AACTACAAGGAGCCTCGTCAGCCGAACGAATACCGCAATCTGAGGTTTTATCTGAATAAGATCCCCCTGGTGCCGgatg GTATTTATATTGAAGAAATCCTCACTAAATGGAGGGGAGACTATGAAAAATTAGAGCACAATCACACATACATTCAGTG GCTCTTCCCACTCAGAGAGCAAGGCCTAAATTTTTATGCCCAAGAACTCACTCAGGATGAAATAAAG GAATTCCAAAGCACTCGAGAAGCCAAGAGGCGCTTCCTCCTAGCGTATACGATCATGTTGGATTTCTTCGGAATCAAGCTCCTGGATAAAAACGGCAATGTGACTCGGGCCCCAAACTGGCAAGATCGCTTTCAGCACCTGAACGA gtcACAGCACAATTACCTGCGTATTACTCGCATTCTGAAGAGTCTTGGTGAGCTGGGCTTTGAAAGCTTCAAGCTTCCTCTGGTGCGTCTTCTGTTGGAGGAAGCGCTGTTGGAGGGCACTTTACCCAACATGCGTCACAGCGCACTGGAATACTTCGTCTACACACTGCGGCAACACGCTCAGAGACGCGCCCTGCTTCGCTTCGCCCAGTGCCACTACCAGCCGCCCGAGAACTTCATCTGGGGCCCACCCAAGAAGAAGCGCATTCCAGCCTCTGGGTCCACAGTGATGAAGGCAGGGAAAAATGAGGTGATGGAGAGGAGTGTGGGCAAAGCCAGGTCACCTAGAGAGGGCAGAAATAACCTAGAGAGAGAGGCGGACGACATGGACGAGAGGAAGAGTGGAGAGTGGAAAACAGCTAAAGGGTCCATGGTCCTGCAGGAGGTTAGGGGAAGGGTAGATCTAGAAGAATACATTGAGACCATTCCTCTGTAA